A single region of the Desulfuromonas sp. genome encodes:
- a CDS encoding dihydroorotase, translating into MNILIKGGRVLDPAHGIDEALDLLIEEGKISRIEKDISAEGAKVVDVSGKLVVPGLIDIHVHLRDPGHEYKEDIATGTRSAAAGGFTSVACMPNTNPFNDNKAITTYILNEASEKGFANVFPVASITKCLKGESLSEMGDLKGAGCIGFSDDGRPVANGDVMRRAMEYAKGFDMPIIAHSEELSIVGSGVMNEGFVATELGLKGIPWVAEAAAIAREVMLAEFTGARLHLCHVSTRQSLDIIRAAKKRGARVTCEVTPHHFTLTEDAVRGYGTNTKMNPPLRTADDVEAMRQGLADGTVDAIATDHAPHHIDEKNVEFNIALCGIVGLESSLPLTLGLVEEGVLTLGQAIERLTIGPARALGIPRGTLKVGVPADVTVIDPELKWTLEADKFHSKSRNTPFEGWKMKGAATHTIVGGRLVHQRS; encoded by the coding sequence CATCGAAGAGGGCAAAATATCCCGGATCGAAAAGGACATCAGCGCCGAAGGCGCAAAGGTGGTCGACGTCTCGGGCAAGCTCGTGGTCCCCGGCCTCATCGATATTCACGTTCACCTGCGCGACCCGGGCCACGAGTATAAAGAGGACATCGCCACCGGGACCCGCTCGGCCGCGGCCGGAGGCTTCACCTCGGTTGCCTGCATGCCGAACACCAACCCTTTCAACGACAACAAGGCGATAACCACTTACATTCTCAACGAGGCCAGCGAGAAGGGATTCGCCAACGTTTTCCCCGTCGCCAGCATTACCAAGTGCCTCAAGGGCGAAAGCCTCTCCGAAATGGGAGACCTCAAGGGGGCTGGCTGCATCGGCTTTTCCGACGACGGCCGTCCGGTGGCCAACGGGGACGTGATGCGCCGGGCCATGGAGTACGCCAAGGGATTCGACATGCCGATCATCGCCCACTCCGAGGAGCTCTCCATCGTCGGCAGCGGGGTCATGAACGAAGGGTTCGTCGCGACGGAACTCGGCCTCAAGGGGATTCCCTGGGTCGCCGAGGCCGCCGCCATCGCCCGGGAGGTGATGCTTGCCGAGTTCACCGGGGCTCGCCTTCACCTCTGCCACGTCTCCACCCGTCAATCCCTCGACATCATCCGCGCCGCCAAGAAACGGGGGGCGAGGGTGACCTGCGAGGTGACCCCCCACCACTTCACCCTCACCGAGGACGCCGTGCGGGGCTACGGGACCAACACCAAGATGAATCCCCCCCTGCGCACCGCCGACGACGTTGAGGCAATGCGGCAGGGCCTGGCCGACGGCACCGTCGATGCCATCGCCACCGACCACGCTCCCCACCACATCGACGAGAAGAACGTCGAGTTCAATATCGCCCTGTGCGGCATCGTCGGCCTCGAGTCGTCCCTCCCCCTGACCCTGGGCCTGGTCGAGGAGGGGGTGCTGACCCTCGGGCAGGCCATCGAGCGCCTGACCATCGGCCCCGCCCGGGCTCTCGGCATTCCCCGGGGAACCCTGAAGGTCGGTGTCCCTGCGGACGTGACGGTCATCGACCCGGAGCTCAAGTGGACCCTGGAGGCCGACAAGTTTCACTCCAAGTCCCGCAACACCCCCTTCGAGGGATGGAAGATGAAGGGCGCCGCCACCCACACCATTGTCGGCGGGCGGCTCGTCCACCAAAGATCGTAA
- the carA gene encoding glutamine-hydrolyzing carbamoyl-phosphate synthase small subunit codes for MKAILALADGRVFHGKGFGTPGEVTGEVVFNTSMTGYQEILTDPSYRGEIVTMTYPLIGNYGINPEDVESARPHLAGFVVKEASECPSNWRSSMSLDAYLKENGIVGIQGIDTRALVRHIRDKGAQTGIISSVDLDPQSLVAKAQAAPPIEGRDLVRAVTCAEPYHWSQGPWDLSDGYREAAEPGKFKVVAYDFGIKRNILRNLVASGCDVTVVPAATPAEAVLEMKPDGVFLSNGPGDPEPITYAQENIRRLLGKVPLFGICLGHQLLSLALGGKTYKLKFGHRGGNQPVRRGDGHDVEITAQNHGFAVEAGSIEEKALLTHINLNDDTVEGICHRELPAFSVQYHPEASPGPHDARYLFGRFIEMMEKAKAVTRDA; via the coding sequence ATGAAAGCAATACTGGCCCTGGCCGATGGCCGGGTCTTCCACGGCAAGGGGTTCGGAACGCCCGGAGAGGTGACCGGAGAGGTGGTCTTCAATACCAGCATGACCGGCTACCAGGAGATCCTCACCGATCCGTCCTACCGGGGGGAGATCGTCACCATGACCTACCCCCTGATCGGCAACTACGGAATCAATCCCGAGGACGTGGAGTCGGCCCGGCCCCACCTGGCGGGATTCGTCGTCAAGGAAGCCAGCGAGTGCCCCAGCAACTGGCGCTCCAGCATGAGCCTCGACGCCTACCTAAAGGAGAACGGCATCGTCGGCATCCAGGGGATCGACACCCGGGCCCTGGTGCGCCATATCCGCGACAAGGGGGCGCAGACCGGGATCATCTCCTCCGTTGACCTCGACCCCCAAAGCCTCGTCGCCAAGGCCCAGGCCGCGCCTCCCATCGAAGGCCGGGATCTGGTCCGCGCGGTGACCTGCGCGGAGCCGTACCACTGGAGCCAGGGCCCCTGGGACCTTTCCGACGGCTACCGCGAGGCCGCCGAGCCCGGCAAGTTCAAGGTAGTGGCCTACGATTTCGGCATCAAGCGCAACATCCTGCGCAACCTGGTCGCCTCGGGCTGCGACGTCACCGTTGTCCCCGCCGCAACCCCTGCCGAGGCGGTCCTGGAGATGAAACCCGACGGCGTCTTCCTGAGCAACGGCCCCGGCGACCCGGAGCCGATCACCTACGCCCAGGAGAACATTCGCCGGCTCCTCGGAAAGGTCCCTCTCTTCGGCATCTGCCTCGGCCACCAGCTCCTTTCGCTGGCCCTCGGAGGCAAGACCTACAAGCTCAAGTTCGGCCACCGCGGCGGCAACCAGCCCGTGCGTCGCGGCGACGGTCACGACGTGGAGATCACCGCCCAGAATCACGGATTCGCCGTCGAGGCCGGGAGCATCGAGGAAAAAGCACTGCTGACCCATATCAACCTCAACGACGACACCGTCGAAGGGATATGTCACCGCGAGCTGCCCGCCTTCTCCGTCCAGTACCACCCCGAAGCCTCCCCCGGACCCCACGACGCCCGCTACCTCTTCGGCCGCTTTATCGAGATGATGGAAAAGGCTAAAGCCGTGACGCGTGACGCGTGA
- the carB gene encoding carbamoyl-phosphate synthase large subunit, with protein MPKRTDIEKILIIGAGPIVIGQACEFDYSGTQACKALKEEGYTVVLLNSNPATIMTDPDFAHRTYVEPVTPEVLARIIEKERPDALLPTLGGQTALNTAVAVAKDGTLEKYGVELIGAKLPAIEMAEDRTLFKAAMERIGVAVPRSGLAHNHAEAMEIIEHVGFPAIIRPSYTLGGTGGGIAYNREEYETMVLAGIDASPTDEVLVEQSVIGWKEFELEVMRDLADNVVIICSIENFDAMGVHTGDSITVAPAQTLTDKEYQILRDASIKIIREIGVETGGSNIQFGVNPENGELVVIEMNPRVSRSSALASKATGFPIAKIAAKLSVGYTLDEIPNDITRETYASFEPTIDYVVTKFPRFTFEKFPQADAVLTTQMKSVGEAMSIGRTFKESLQKSLRSLEIDSYGFESRLFADPEDCRRALSDAELDTLRSKLQIPGWERIWYVGDAIRAGFSIDEIYRLTGIDPWFLRNIGQIIAREGEIVQSRALVAKGGAGLRDLLREAKQMGFSDKRLAFLLGITEDDVRGYRHSLGVRPVYKRVDTCGAELEAHTPYLYSTYEEECEADPTDKKKIIILGGGPNRIGQGIEFDYCCVHGVFALAEDGYETIMVNCNPETVSTDYDTSDRLYFEPLTLEDVLEIVAVEQPYGVIVQFGGQTPLKLAVALEKAGVPIIGTSPDAIDRAEDRERFQALLHKLDLKQPDNGIARSVEESEQIAERIGYPVVVRPSYVLGGRAMEIVYELEQLRNYMKYAVKASPEHPILIDKFLVHAIEVDVDALCDGTDVVVGGIMQHIEEAGIHSGDSACALPPFSLEPELIEEIKRQTVELALELQVVGLMNIQYAVQDGIIYLLEVNPRASRTVPFVSKATGRPLAKIAARVMAGRSLADLGVSGYIHPPHVAVKESVFPFVKFPGVDTLLGPEMKSTGEVMGIDAAFGPAFAKAQLGAGVKLPLSGKVFISVKDADKRLTLESARQLAEAGFQIVATGGTATFLKDKGIPTTRVNKVKQGRPHCVDAIKSHEIDLVFNTTFGAQSVADSYSIRRSALMNGVAYFTTVEGMTAAVDAILAMRRESLDVKPLQEYYPQ; from the coding sequence ATGCCAAAAAGAACAGACATCGAGAAAATACTTATCATCGGCGCCGGGCCGATCGTTATCGGCCAGGCCTGCGAATTCGACTACTCCGGGACCCAGGCCTGCAAGGCCCTGAAGGAGGAGGGGTACACCGTTGTCCTCCTCAACTCCAATCCGGCGACCATCATGACCGACCCCGATTTCGCCCACCGCACCTACGTGGAGCCGGTCACCCCGGAGGTCCTGGCGCGGATCATCGAGAAGGAGCGTCCCGACGCCCTCCTTCCGACCCTCGGCGGCCAGACCGCACTGAACACCGCGGTCGCCGTGGCCAAGGACGGCACCCTGGAGAAGTACGGGGTGGAACTCATCGGCGCCAAGCTGCCAGCCATAGAAATGGCCGAGGACCGCACCCTGTTCAAGGCGGCCATGGAGAGGATCGGCGTTGCCGTCCCCCGCAGCGGCCTCGCCCACAACCACGCCGAGGCGATGGAGATCATCGAGCACGTCGGCTTCCCGGCGATCATCCGCCCCTCCTACACCCTCGGCGGCACCGGCGGCGGCATCGCCTACAACCGCGAGGAGTACGAGACGATGGTCCTGGCGGGGATCGACGCTTCCCCGACCGACGAGGTGCTCGTCGAGCAGTCGGTCATCGGCTGGAAGGAGTTCGAGCTGGAGGTCATGCGCGACCTCGCGGACAACGTGGTCATCATCTGCTCCATCGAGAACTTCGACGCCATGGGAGTCCACACCGGCGACTCCATCACCGTCGCCCCGGCCCAGACCCTGACAGACAAGGAATACCAGATCCTGCGCGACGCCTCGATCAAGATCATCCGGGAGATCGGCGTCGAGACCGGCGGCTCCAATATCCAGTTCGGGGTCAACCCCGAAAACGGCGAACTGGTGGTCATCGAGATGAACCCCCGGGTGTCGCGCTCCTCGGCCCTGGCCTCCAAGGCGACCGGTTTCCCCATCGCCAAGATCGCCGCCAAGCTCTCCGTCGGCTACACCCTGGACGAGATCCCCAACGACATCACCCGGGAGACCTATGCCTCCTTCGAGCCGACTATCGACTACGTCGTGACCAAGTTTCCCCGCTTCACCTTCGAGAAATTCCCCCAGGCCGACGCCGTCCTCACGACCCAGATGAAGTCGGTGGGGGAGGCGATGAGCATCGGCCGAACCTTCAAGGAAAGCCTTCAGAAGTCTCTGCGCTCCCTGGAGATCGACTCCTACGGCTTCGAGAGCCGGCTCTTCGCTGATCCCGAGGACTGCCGCAGGGCCCTCTCCGACGCGGAGCTCGACACCCTGCGCTCCAAGTTGCAGATTCCCGGCTGGGAGCGGATCTGGTACGTGGGAGACGCTATCCGGGCCGGATTCTCCATCGATGAGATCTACCGCCTTACGGGCATCGACCCCTGGTTTCTGCGCAACATCGGACAGATCATCGCCAGGGAAGGGGAGATCGTCCAGAGCCGGGCCCTGGTGGCCAAAGGGGGGGCGGGGCTCCGGGACCTGCTGCGGGAGGCCAAGCAGATGGGCTTTTCGGACAAGCGCCTGGCGTTTCTCCTGGGAATCACCGAGGACGACGTGCGCGGCTATCGCCACAGCCTCGGCGTGCGCCCCGTCTACAAGCGGGTCGATACCTGCGGCGCCGAGTTAGAGGCCCATACCCCCTACCTCTATTCCACCTACGAAGAGGAGTGCGAGGCCGACCCGACGGACAAGAAGAAAATCATCATCCTCGGCGGCGGGCCGAACCGCATCGGCCAAGGGATCGAGTTCGACTACTGCTGCGTCCACGGGGTCTTCGCCCTGGCCGAGGACGGGTACGAGACGATCATGGTCAACTGCAACCCGGAGACCGTCTCCACCGACTACGACACCTCGGACCGGCTCTATTTCGAGCCCCTGACCCTCGAGGACGTGCTCGAGATCGTCGCCGTCGAGCAGCCCTACGGGGTCATCGTCCAGTTCGGCGGCCAGACCCCCCTGAAGCTCGCCGTCGCCCTCGAGAAGGCCGGCGTCCCGATCATCGGCACGAGCCCCGACGCCATCGACCGGGCCGAGGACCGGGAGCGCTTCCAGGCCCTGCTCCACAAACTCGACCTCAAGCAGCCCGACAACGGCATCGCCCGCTCCGTGGAAGAGTCGGAGCAGATCGCCGAGCGCATCGGCTACCCGGTCGTGGTCCGGCCTTCCTACGTCCTCGGCGGCCGGGCCATGGAGATCGTCTACGAACTGGAGCAGCTGCGCAATTACATGAAATACGCCGTCAAGGCCTCCCCCGAGCACCCCATCCTCATCGACAAGTTCCTTGTCCACGCCATCGAAGTCGACGTGGACGCCCTGTGCGACGGCACGGACGTGGTCGTCGGCGGCATCATGCAGCACATCGAGGAGGCCGGTATCCATTCGGGCGACTCGGCCTGCGCCCTGCCTCCCTTCTCCCTGGAGCCCGAGCTGATCGAGGAGATCAAGCGGCAGACCGTGGAACTGGCCCTCGAGCTTCAGGTGGTCGGCCTGATGAACATCCAGTACGCCGTTCAGGACGGGATCATCTATCTGCTCGAGGTCAACCCCCGCGCGAGCCGCACCGTCCCCTTCGTCTCCAAGGCCACCGGACGCCCCCTGGCCAAGATCGCCGCCCGGGTCATGGCGGGGCGGAGCCTGGCCGACCTCGGCGTTTCCGGCTACATCCACCCGCCCCACGTCGCGGTCAAAGAGTCGGTCTTTCCCTTCGTCAAATTCCCCGGCGTCGACACCCTGCTCGGCCCGGAGATGAAATCGACGGGAGAGGTCATGGGAATCGACGCCGCCTTCGGCCCGGCCTTCGCCAAGGCCCAGCTCGGCGCCGGAGTGAAGCTCCCCCTGTCCGGAAAAGTCTTCATCAGCGTCAAGGACGCCGACAAGAGGCTGACCCTCGAGTCGGCCCGCCAACTCGCCGAGGCCGGCTTCCAGATCGTCGCCACCGGCGGAACCGCCACCTTCCTTAAGGACAAGGGGATCCCGACTACCCGCGTCAACAAGGTCAAGCAGGGGCGGCCCCACTGCGTCGACGCGATCAAGAGCCACGAGATCGACCTGGTCTTCAACACGACCTTCGGCGCCCAGTCCGTGGCCGACTCCTATTCCATCCGCCGCAGCGCCCTTATGAACGGGGTCGCCTACTTCACCACGGTGGAGGGAATGACGGCCGCCGTCGACGCCATCCTCGCCATGCGCCGAGAAAGTCTTGACGTGAAACCGCTCCAAGAGTATTATCCCCAATAG
- the greA gene encoding transcription elongation factor GreA translates to MSQSIPMTREGNARLQEELKNLIRVERPKVVQDIAEARDHGDLSENAEYEAAKNKQAFIEGRIKELNDKIARALVINPAELDTDKVVFGAKVTLFDTDSGVEVTYQIVGEDEADIKDAKISITSPVGKALIGHRIDDEVNIRVPSGLKVYEIIDIKYE, encoded by the coding sequence ATGTCACAGTCCATTCCCATGACCCGTGAAGGCAACGCCCGCCTTCAGGAAGAGCTAAAAAACCTCATTCGCGTCGAGCGGCCCAAGGTCGTCCAAGACATCGCCGAGGCGAGAGACCACGGCGACCTTTCGGAAAACGCCGAATACGAAGCCGCCAAGAACAAGCAGGCCTTTATCGAGGGACGCATCAAGGAGCTCAACGACAAGATCGCCCGGGCCCTCGTCATCAATCCCGCCGAGCTCGACACGGACAAGGTGGTTTTCGGAGCCAAAGTGACCCTGTTCGACACCGATTCGGGGGTCGAGGTGACCTACCAGATCGTCGGCGAGGACGAGGCGGACATCAAGGACGCCAAGATTTCTATCACCTCCCCCGTCGGCAAGGCCCTCATCGGCCACCGCATAGACGACGAGGTGAACATCCGGGTCCCCTCGGGACTCAAGGTTTACGAGATCATCGACATCAAGTACGAATAG
- a CDS encoding DUF1858 domain-containing protein, with product MSEKINKDMTFHQVLQMSPEVARVLGKYNLGCVGCMGAMRETLEQGATAHGLDVNDIVRDLNAIFAE from the coding sequence ATGAGCGAGAAAATCAACAAAGACATGACGTTCCACCAGGTGCTGCAGATGAGCCCCGAAGTGGCCCGGGTGCTCGGCAAGTACAACCTCGGCTGCGTCGGCTGCATGGGGGCCATGAGAGAGACCCTCGAACAGGGCGCCACAGCCCACGGCCTCGACGTCAACGACATCGTCCGCGACCTCAACGCCATTTTCGCCGAATAA
- the recG gene encoding ATP-dependent DNA helicase RecG yields MPLTPTDDRLRQLLATPLDQVRGVGPRIAEKLAKMGLASAEDALYTLPHRYEDRRELRKIAQLRDGLREVFCGEILASAETVTARSRRRIFEVVAGDGSGQVSLKWFHYRKEWMKKKFPVGRRAVFSGEVKRFGPTREVHHPDAEFLAEGQRVEQVLAADPLNFGRILPVYPLTEGLHQKAARKIFMEVVERFAPHAASAIPEPIARRRGLLPLQEALRQAHWPGNDASLVALEAGRDQARRTLVYDEFFFLELGLALKRRGVVLEEGIPFGVSHRYTKPLAALLPYRLTGAQRRVPGEIKRDMMAPHPMNRLVQGDVGSGKTVVALMAALIAIENDAQVAVVAPTEILAEQHYLQFHAWMEDLGLKVVLLSGSMAGKEKAAALEILRSGEGHMVVGTHAVLQEGVRFKRLGLGIIDEQHRFGVRQRGVLRRKGEHPDVLVMTATPIPRTLSLTLYGDLALSVIDEMPPGRTPVTTRVLPESERRKAYAVIERELAVGRQAYIVYPLVEESEKSDLRSASEGAEQLREEIFPGRRVGLLHGRMKPEEKEATMAAFKAGEIEVLVSTTVIEVGIDVPNATVMMVEHAERFGLAQLHQLRGRVGRGADKSTCLLVRSPRCSDEGFRRLQVMAESNDGFRIAEADLEIRGPGEFLGTRQAGLPDFRVANLLRDGRILEEAREDAFALANEVDFLTADDYAPVRETLLHRWGNRLELASIG; encoded by the coding sequence ATGCCCCTCACCCCCACCGACGATCGCCTCCGTCAGCTTCTCGCCACCCCGCTGGACCAAGTCCGCGGGGTCGGTCCCCGCATCGCCGAAAAACTCGCCAAGATGGGCCTCGCCTCCGCCGAAGACGCCCTCTACACCCTGCCGCACCGCTACGAGGACCGCCGCGAACTGCGCAAGATCGCCCAGCTGCGCGACGGCCTGCGCGAGGTCTTCTGCGGCGAGATCCTGGCCTCCGCCGAGACGGTCACCGCCCGGTCACGCCGGCGCATTTTCGAAGTCGTGGCCGGCGACGGCAGCGGACAGGTCTCTCTCAAGTGGTTCCACTACCGCAAGGAGTGGATGAAGAAGAAGTTCCCCGTCGGGCGCCGGGCGGTCTTCAGCGGAGAGGTCAAGCGCTTCGGCCCGACCCGGGAAGTCCACCACCCCGATGCCGAGTTCCTCGCCGAGGGGCAGAGGGTCGAACAGGTGCTGGCCGCCGACCCCCTGAACTTCGGCCGCATCCTTCCCGTCTACCCCCTCACCGAGGGTCTCCATCAGAAGGCCGCGCGCAAGATTTTCATGGAGGTGGTCGAGCGCTTCGCGCCCCATGCGGCCTCGGCCATACCCGAGCCCATCGCCCGCCGCCGCGGCCTCCTTCCCTTGCAAGAGGCGCTGAGACAAGCGCACTGGCCCGGCAACGACGCCTCCCTGGTCGCCCTGGAGGCGGGCCGCGACCAGGCCCGGCGCACCCTCGTCTACGACGAATTCTTCTTCCTCGAGCTCGGCCTCGCCCTCAAACGCCGGGGCGTCGTCCTCGAAGAGGGCATACCCTTCGGCGTCTCCCACCGCTACACCAAGCCCCTGGCCGCACTGCTCCCATACCGCCTGACAGGCGCCCAGCGGCGGGTGCCCGGCGAGATCAAGAGGGACATGATGGCCCCCCATCCCATGAACCGCCTCGTTCAGGGAGACGTCGGCAGCGGCAAGACGGTCGTCGCCCTGATGGCCGCCCTGATCGCCATCGAGAACGACGCCCAGGTCGCCGTCGTGGCCCCTACCGAGATCCTCGCCGAACAGCACTACCTGCAGTTCCACGCCTGGATGGAGGACCTCGGGCTGAAGGTCGTCCTGCTCTCCGGGTCGATGGCCGGAAAGGAGAAGGCCGCCGCCCTGGAAATTCTCCGGAGCGGAGAGGGGCACATGGTCGTCGGAACCCACGCCGTTCTCCAGGAGGGGGTCCGGTTCAAGCGGCTCGGCCTCGGCATCATCGACGAGCAGCACCGCTTCGGGGTGCGCCAGCGCGGGGTGCTGCGGCGCAAGGGGGAGCACCCCGACGTCCTCGTCATGACCGCGACCCCCATCCCCCGGACCCTCTCCCTGACCCTCTACGGGGACCTCGCCCTGTCGGTCATCGACGAGATGCCCCCCGGCCGGACCCCGGTGACGACCCGTGTCCTCCCCGAGAGCGAGCGGCGAAAGGCCTACGCCGTCATCGAGCGGGAACTGGCCGTCGGACGACAGGCCTACATCGTCTACCCCCTCGTGGAAGAGTCGGAGAAGAGCGACCTGCGCTCCGCCAGCGAAGGAGCCGAACAGCTGCGGGAGGAGATCTTTCCCGGCCGCCGGGTCGGGCTGCTCCACGGCCGGATGAAGCCGGAGGAGAAGGAGGCGACCATGGCCGCCTTCAAGGCCGGGGAGATCGAGGTCCTCGTCTCCACGACCGTCATCGAGGTGGGGATCGACGTCCCCAACGCCACGGTGATGATGGTCGAGCACGCCGAGCGCTTCGGGCTGGCCCAGCTCCACCAGTTGAGGGGACGGGTAGGGCGGGGCGCCGACAAAAGCACCTGCCTCCTCGTGCGCTCGCCGCGCTGCAGCGACGAGGGGTTCCGCCGCCTGCAGGTCATGGCCGAGAGCAACGACGGCTTCCGCATCGCCGAGGCCGATCTGGAGATCCGGGGACCGGGGGAATTCCTCGGAACCCGCCAGGCCGGCCTGCCCGACTTCCGGGTCGCCAACCTGCTGCGCGACGGACGCATCCTCGAAGAGGCCCGGGAGGACGCCTTCGCCCTAGCCAACGAGGTCGACTTTCTCACCGCGGACGACTACGCCCCGGTGAGGGAGACGCTCCTTCACCGCTGGGGGAACCGCCTCGAACTCGCCAGCATCGGGTGA